The genome window ATAAGGACGGGTCTTTTTTTATCCGGCCGAACGAATTTATACCAGCGTATTTCGCCGTGTTTCATTCGTCACCCCAAGCGTGCTCTGTTTCCCAAACTGAAAACTCATCGACACCAACGGGATGAAGTTCGTATCCTTTGCGGTGCTTAAGCTCCAGTTGCTCAAGATTGTGGCGGGCAAGTGCCTCACGAAGTGCCTTTCTTGTAAAAGCAGAACGATTGGTCCGAAGTTGCTTAGAAACGCAGTCGACCGCTTTGACAAGATCATCATCGAGGGTCATCTGTACGGTTCTCATATTGCACCTCCATAATGTGGATGTTTATAACTATAATAATCCACATTAAGGGTCATGTCAATCCTATTTATTCGCCCAACGTAGAATCGAGCGGCGGCGGGTCGAAGCCAAGGCCATTCACAAAGCTCAAAAAATAATAAAAAGTAAAACCATTCAAAGCGCAGCAGCTTTTAGCCTTCAGACTAAAATGACTTGTTCGGTGCCCTTTACAGCTTAGGCAAAAGCAAGACGACGGCCTTGTGGAACAGGAATACGGTCATTAAACTCTTTTGCTGTTTCCATCCAAAGTTCCATCGCTGTTTTGATGTTGGTTAGTGCGGCTTCGTGAGTATCGCCATGAGCCATGCAACCAGGAAGCTCTGGAGCTTCAGCAACAAAGGCTTGATCTTCATCACTCCAGTAAATAATAATTTCATATTTATCCATTATACATTACCCCCTAATTTGTATTTGACTATAATATTGCGCACTTGACTAACCTGATAGGGCTTTGCTTTGTTGCCTTCTTTCTGCAAATTGGCCTTCTCTATGACACCATCCTTCCTGAAAACATGATGACTTCCTTTGATTCTCATGTCAAACCCAAGATGTTTCAACAGGTTAAGCAAATCAGTAAAGGCGATATTACCATCGCTCATACCTATGCGTATCTTAAAGACTAATTTGTCGTATTTGCTCATAATAATTGTCAACTAATTCAAAAGCAATCTACAAATTTAGTTATTATCTAAGTTGAGCGATTTCCAACATCAATGAGAGATAATTTTTCCATAAAAGTCTTAATACAGACCTCGGAAAAAAATAGCATTTTAAGCATAATTTTTTGGACACTTTCCTTTTAAATAGGTGACGAACCAACTTCAATCTGTAATATTTTTCCAATCGGAATATAGGCGCTTAATGCATTCAATCTTTTACAAAATTGTTCCTGCGCTTTTCGGCGGCTTGGTTGTTGAAGAGGCTCCAATCGGACAACCACTCTGTCTGCTTCAGATTTGATCCATCCATGAGACTGAGTGATGGCATAAAACAAGTCCACATATTCATTTTCATTCGGGTAATGACACAATAACCAGTCAGTCATATCCTTACGCGCATTCCATAATGAAGCTGTAACAAAATCAAAAAGATTTTTTCCTTCATTATCAATCTTCTTAAAGGAATTATAATCCTCAAGAGTAGAAACATCCACCTTTTCAGGCAGTTGTTTTTTCTCATTGAGGAGCTTTGTGAGCTCTGCCTCTAACTGGCTTATTCCTGATTCTAAACAGGCTTTCAAGCTGTTTTCGCGCCTTGAGCCATCTTTGTTTAAAACTTCCTTAGTCCTTGAATTTTTTTTATGCTTTTTATCAAGCTTTTTACGTACGGTCTTAATTTCTTTCTCAATGGATTTGATAGCAGGATTTGCTATAAGCTGTTTATCGCTATCTAATGTTTTAAAGCCGGGGTGATAATGAAAAGGATGCCTGTCATGGAGGTGTTTAAATGTATTTTCAGAGGCACCCCAGCGGTTCAATATAGCTTGTGCGCATTGAAGAGTAGTTATAGGTCTGCCGTCATCCCATGCAAGACAGCATGTCCGACGGTTGCTGGTCTGATTCCAAAGATAAATTTTCCTGAGTTCAAAGGTTTTAGTTTTACCATTTTCCTCCAGGGTGAAGGTCTTTTCACCCTCGAAAATGCGGTATTTTTTGTTGTTCATCTCAAAGGATTCGTTAAAACAATCATCATCTAACTCCTTGAGTTTTTTTGAATCAACGTGTTTTTCCCAAGTAACAAAGGGAATTTTATCTTCAATAAGAGAGTTAAAAAATGGAGCGCCATACCCTTCTCTGTCAAAGACCATGATGGGAGGCTCTGTAAGTTCCTTGGCCCATTTTTTTTTCAGTTCGACAATATGAGTTTTAAGATCGCCTTTTCCTTCTTGAATCTGAAAATCAACAATACGACCACTTTCATCGCATGTAACTATATTTGTTTGTCCCGGCATCATCATTTTGCGCTGTGTATTAAAGGCAAGATGAATTTTTCGTCTGCCTGTGTATGGAAGCAGATGCCCATCTGCAAACCATATACAGGTACTGACCAATCCGCCTAAAAGCTGTTGCTTAAAAAATAATTTACAAAGAGATGTGGAAAATCGTAAATTACAAGCTGCATAGAACCATTGCCAAACATCTCTTTTTGGAGGCAATTTACTCAAGTTTTCGAAAAATAGTTCCTGTAAAAATTGGCATCTGGCATATTTTTTGCTATGCGGCCTTTTTCATAGGAGCAGCAATATCCCCATTAATAACAACTAACTCTTTGTATTTCTTACGATTGCGGTTCATGTTAGCCCTGCTGAATTCAACCAGTTTGTTAACGAAATCCTCATCGGATTGTACTCGCAAGACAAACGCTTCCAAATTTTCGTTTTGCGCTCGGCGAACTATTGAAGGAATCGTTAATGGTTCCTTTGGCAGTTTTCCAACAGTGCATTGCTTGTAATTCTCCAAATGGAGGAGGAAGTCAATCCAGGACACCAGGTACAACGCTAGTGTTGCGCCTTGTTCACTCCTGATAGTGGCTCCCTCCATATCGGACAACTGCTTTGCATTCTTGAAAAACTCCTCAATAACCCAGCGGTGGCTATAAACAGAAATGATTTTGGTGGCTTCCCAGGTGAGACAATTGGTGAGGAGATACTTGATGGTTTGAGTGGCAGGGTCGTGACTTTCAACTATTCGATGTTTGCCAGGTATGGCATTCAAGCGAACTGTTGAAGCCTTGGTTATGTAAAGTGCTTTTTCCTTTTGACCTGTTTCCGGGTCGGCAGGAAATCCACAACGAACAAAGGTTGTTATTTTTTCAAAATATTTTGCTAATCCAACAAGATCGTATTGATATTTTGCTAATCGTCCCTTTGGAGTTAACTTTGGTTCTTTGCATGATTCTCTTATCTTGAGATTAGCTTTTATCTCAAGCACATAGTCAAGATTAAGCCGATTAAGCTCCTTGATAAATGGCGATATTCCAAACCAGGAGTCGGCAAGAACAATACACTTTGGAAACCCTTTTAATATGGCCCACTCCATCATTTCTACTGCAAGATCATATTTGGTTATGCAGTCACACCGTTTACCGCGTTGCCAAGGCATAAGAGTACCGGTTCCCTTGTGATATACTCGAAAAGCAATGGGGAATTTGATAAGTGCCCCATCACTATAATAGAGGAAAACAATGCAAGTTGCTTTTAAATTGGTTCCAAGTGCATGATCGAACAATATGAAAACACCATGAATCCATTTACAAAATTTGGTATGATGTTTCATGGTATCATCTATGATGAAATAGCCATGAGAAATTTTGTATGTGTTGAGTGTCTGAAGCAAATAGAGCATTTGCAATTCATCTGTACAAATTTTTGCATTCGAAAAAAGATAGGAAAGTGTGCTCACTGCTTTCTCTTTCAGCAACATACAGCTAATTTCAGTAAGATGTAGACGTGACCCTAATATTAATGCTGTAGCAACCAAGGTAAAGTCATACATCTGGGCATTCGTCAGTGCGGGTTGAAGAAAAGAGAGACCACTTACAACAAAACCAAGCCGTTTGGCACATGGAATTTTCATTTGTTCTCCTTGATGTATATGTGAGAAAAAAATAAACCAAACTATTTTGACACGTTTTGTTAATTTTGTCTACTATTATTTTTCGAAAACTTGAGCAATATTTAAAGCCAAAAAAAAAGTCAAAATTTTGACGCAAAAATCGTCGGGTCGACAACATAAGGATGTTGCAAAGTAAAAAAACTTTGATAATAAAATCAATTAGTTAACCCAGAAAAACCCCATTTTTCCATTATGGCGTAACTATTTGTTTTAACTACCGATAATAGCAATCTTTGCAACACCCTTAACATGAGATGAATAGAAAATAATATTGCCATAATCAGTGAAATGGTGTATTATTTATTAAGTAAAGGTAAAAAAGGGAGATTTATATGCCTGAAGAAAAAATCGAAGAAGGTTTGACTCTGGACAAAAAAACCATGGATGTCCTGGTGGCCAACATCATCCCCACCTCCAAATACTTTGAGGTGCGCTTTGACCACATGCAAAGCCAGATGGATGATTTTAGAAGTGATATCAAAGATTTCAGATGTGATATCGACAAGCGTTTTGAACAGGTCGACAAACGCTTTGATGATATGAAATCGGATATGGACAAGTGCTTTGAACAAGGAGACAAACGTTTTGAACAAATTATTGCTTCGATTGATCGTTTAGGAGATAAATTGGATCACAGAGATGAAAAGCAAAGATATTTTACCCTTCGGATGTTTACTATTGCCATAAGCATTTCCATCCTCGGAGTGCTTGGAGCATTTCTGAAATCTCTCGGCATTATTTAAACCCATGAGCCTGTCCGAAAAAGACATAGGGGTCAGGTCTTCATTCTTCACGCTTTTATCTTTTTTTCAATCTTTGAAATTTTTCCTTCACGCTTTTTGTTTTTTCTTATTTTATCTTTAATACGTCTGCATGCCTGGGACACACCGGATTCTCCAATCCTGCTGTTTTCACATCTTCATAATCAAACCCTATTTTAGCAAAAAGTTGATCACCTTATCCACACATTGCTTCAAATCAAGTTTGTCTGTATCAATAATATAATCAGGGTGTTCCGGCTCTTCATAAGGATCAGAGATACCTGTCATATTGGTAATTTTGCCTTCGCCGGCTTTTTTGTAAAAACCTTTTGGGTCACGTTTTAATAAACACAGACGATTTATTTGGCAAAACAAACAATTCTATTTATACTTATTTTTTTGTCTGCACATATTAACATCTTTCCCTGGCTAATTTTATTTAGCTTAAGCTTTACAAAATAAAAAAGTAACGCGAAACAGTTCTCCTATTTCTTCAAAGATAGCCCTTTCTCCCATTTCTTTGATAATCATGGGAATACCTCTACCAAGACCGTCTATGTATCTCATGTTATCAAGATATTTTACCAGGAAATGATTCCGTATAGCAGAATTGCCTACTTTGATTTTTTCCAGCGTAAGAGTATTTGCTATTTTACCTGGAGATGTAATTTCAATCCTGTTGCTAAATATATATACTGTTGTATGTCTGTTTATAATTGAATAGTCCCGATGACTAACGGCGTTTACAAGCGCTTCCCTGATTACTCTGACAGGTATAAGAATTTGCTCTTCTCTTTTTAGCTTTTTTACAATTGAAGCTCTTGGCAAAAAAATATTGATAAGCGATGCCGTATTATCAATTATTTCAGGTAAAACCCCGATAATCTCTTTTTTATCAATTATATCATCAGTAATATCCTCCCCTTTAAAAATAGCAGTTTTAATAGAGCTTTGAGGTAATCGTCTTTGGGGCTGTTTTCCAAAAAGAAGTAAACCACCAACACTTGTTACGTTTTCTCCTTCAAAAGGAACAATAATGTCTGAGTTTATTAATATTTTCTGTTGTTCATGTTTTTCGAGTGAAATAAAATTGATATCGTAACAAGTTGACCAGTAGTCGTTCACCTTAAGCAAATCAAGATCCTTTCCTTCCGTTCCTTCCACAGGTGACAAATCAAAATGAACTATTCCTGCCTGCTGAAAAAGTCTGCTTAACTCTTCCTTTGTTGCTGTTCTGTTTGTAGAGCTAATCCTTATATAGTATTTTCCGTCAATCGTTTGATAGGGTTTATTCATCCCCTTGGGTATTTCTACAACAGCAACTTTTTTGCTTTCTATATTCTCAATGCTGATGTCCGGTGAAATTGCAGGTATTACATTGTTTCGTGCAATGTTCGCAAGCCATTGGTCAATCTTTTCCATATTAATTCCACTTATAATGCCATCATCCTCAACTCCGATTAAAAGGGTTCCTCCAAAACTGTTTGAAAAAGCAGCCATCTCTTTAGCAACACTCTCCGGTCTTACGTTTCCTGATTTAAATTCGATTGATGAATTCTCACCCTGGCTGATTAGTGCCAATATTTTTTGTATTTCCATTGTCATTTAATCCTAATTCCATGTTTTTTCAAAATTAAATGCGCATCGTTGAAGTATAACTTATTGCTCTTTATGGGTATTTGCTTAGGGTTCCGCGTACCTTTTTTATATTTCCCCTGATCCTTGCTTTCAAATTTAAACGGAACATGGAGATATCCTGGCAGAACATCTTTGATCTGCCGCTGCTTTTCAGGTGGAACAAAAAGAAGCATAAATCCGGAAGAACCGGCACCTAAAAGTCCCCCCCCTTTCAGTTTAAATCTCAAGTATGGTATGTTTTTAAACCGTTAACTGTGAACCGACAACCGTGAACGGTTACAAAAAAAATAGGTCATTTTGTATTTCATTTCGCTTCAGCCAATATCCGTTCCCATTCAAAATTAACGATATTCCGATCTTCGCTGCTGAATTCAATTCCGATCAGATAGATGTCGTTTCCTGAATATTTCTCATGATATCTTTTTGCCTTGATTTGGCTTAGAGCGTTTCCTTTTGCAGTTAGTTCCAGCACTTTGAATTCGATGATATACACCCTGCCGTTAAATCGGATGGTTAGATCAATCATGCCATGGTTCGTTGAATCTTCCGGAATTGTATCCAGACCCAGCGCAGCAAAGTAACAGTACACGATCGAGGCATAATAGCCTTCATAATTAGAAATCCTGTTCTTGCGATACCACTGGTTTGGTATGGAGGCAAAAAAGGCGTGTATAGT of Desulfosarcina sp. BuS5 contains these proteins:
- a CDS encoding transposase, with the protein product MKIPCAKRLGFVVSGLSFLQPALTNAQMYDFTLVATALILGSRLHLTEISCMLLKEKAVSTLSYLFSNAKICTDELQMLYLLQTLNTYKISHGYFIIDDTMKHHTKFCKWIHGVFILFDHALGTNLKATCIVFLYYSDGALIKFPIAFRVYHKGTGTLMPWQRGKRCDCITKYDLAVEMMEWAILKGFPKCIVLADSWFGISPFIKELNRLNLDYVLEIKANLKIRESCKEPKLTPKGRLAKYQYDLVGLAKYFEKITTFVRCGFPADPETGQKEKALYITKASTVRLNAIPGKHRIVESHDPATQTIKYLLTNCLTWEATKIISVYSHRWVIEEFFKNAKQLSDMEGATIRSEQGATLALYLVSWIDFLLHLENYKQCTVGKLPKEPLTIPSIVRRAQNENLEAFVLRVQSDEDFVNKLVEFSRANMNRNRKKYKELVVINGDIAAPMKKAA
- a CDS encoding RNA-binding domain-containing protein is translated as MEIQKILALISQGENSSIEFKSGNVRPESVAKEMAAFSNSFGGTLLIGVEDDGIISGINMEKIDQWLANIARNNVIPAISPDISIENIESKKVAVVEIPKGMNKPYQTIDGKYYIRISSTNRTATKEELSRLFQQAGIVHFDLSPVEGTEGKDLDLLKVNDYWSTCYDINFISLEKHEQQKILINSDIIVPFEGENVTSVGGLLLFGKQPQRRLPQSSIKTAIFKGEDITDDIIDKKEIIGVLPEIIDNTASLINIFLPRASIVKKLKREEQILIPVRVIREALVNAVSHRDYSIINRHTTVYIFSNRIEITSPGKIANTLTLEKIKVGNSAIRNHFLVKYLDNMRYIDGLGRGIPMIIKEMGERAIFEEIGELFRVTFLFCKA
- a CDS encoding adenylyl-sulfate kinase, yielding MFCQINRLCLLKRDPKGFYKKAGEGKITNMTGISDPYEEPEHPDYIIDTDKLDLKQCVDKVINFLLK
- a CDS encoding type II toxin-antitoxin system HicB family antitoxin, whose amino-acid sequence is MDKYEIIIYWSDEDQAFVAEAPELPGCMAHGDTHEAALTNIKTAMELWMETAKEFNDRIPVPQGRRLAFA
- a CDS encoding ribbon-helix-helix domain-containing protein codes for the protein MRTVQMTLDDDLVKAVDCVSKQLRTNRSAFTRKALREALARHNLEQLELKHRKGYELHPVGVDEFSVWETEHAWGDE
- a CDS encoding putative transposase, whose amino-acid sequence is MSKLPPKRDVWQWFYAACNLRFSTSLCKLFFKQQLLGGLVSTCIWFADGHLLPYTGRRKIHLAFNTQRKMMMPGQTNIVTCDESGRIVDFQIQEGKGDLKTHIVELKKKWAKELTEPPIMVFDREGYGAPFFNSLIEDKIPFVTWEKHVDSKKLKELDDDCFNESFEMNNKKYRIFEGEKTFTLEENGKTKTFELRKIYLWNQTSNRRTCCLAWDDGRPITTLQCAQAILNRWGASENTFKHLHDRHPFHYHPGFKTLDSDKQLIANPAIKSIEKEIKTVRKKLDKKHKKNSRTKEVLNKDGSRRENSLKACLESGISQLEAELTKLLNEKKQLPEKVDVSTLEDYNSFKKIDNEGKNLFDFVTASLWNARKDMTDWLLCHYPNENEYVDLFYAITQSHGWIKSEADRVVVRLEPLQQPSRRKAQEQFCKRLNALSAYIPIGKILQIEVGSSPI
- a CDS encoding type II toxin-antitoxin system HicA family toxin, whose amino-acid sequence is MSKYDKLVFKIRIGMSDGNIAFTDLLNLLKHLGFDMRIKGSHHVFRKDGVIEKANLQKEGNKAKPYQVSQVRNIIVKYKLGGNV